A stretch of the Medicago truncatula cultivar Jemalong A17 chromosome 5, MtrunA17r5.0-ANR, whole genome shotgun sequence genome encodes the following:
- the LOC11417606 gene encoding pentatricopeptide repeat-containing protein At5g66520 — MSSSTKRCLVLLEKCKSMKHLKQAHAQVFTTGLENNTFALSRVLAFCSSHKHHHESLTYACRVFEQIQNPTVCIYNTLIKAFLVNNKFKSALQVFVKMLQSELKPDNYTIPYVLKACGTFHDCSFGKMIHGYSSKLGLVFDIYVGNSLMAMYCVFGDVVAARYVFDEIPSLNVVSWSVMISGYAKVGDVDSARLFFDEAPEKDKGIWGAMISGYVQNSCFKESLYLFRLMQLTDIVPDESIFVSILSACAHLGALEIGVWIHQHLNQLKLVPLSVRLSTSLLDMYAKCGNLELAKRLFDSMNMRDVVCWNAMISGMAMHGDGKGALKLFYDMEKVGVKPDDITFIAVFTACSYSGMAYEGLMLLDKMCSVYNIVPKSEHYGCLVDLLSRAGLFEEAMVMIRKITNSWNGSEETLAWRAFLSACCNHGETQLAELAAEKVLQLDNHIHSGVYVLLSNLYAASGKHSDARRVRDMMKIKGTNKAPGCSSVEIDGVISEFIAGEKTHPQMEEIHSVLKKMHMQLDYNQ, encoded by the coding sequence ATGTCAAGTAGCACCAAAAGATGCTTAGTACTATTAGAGAAATGCAAATCCATGAAACACCTCAAACAAGCACATGCACAAGTCTTCACAACAGGCCTTGAAAACAATACTTTTGCTTTGAGCAGAGTTTTAGCTTTCTGTTCATCACACAAACATCATCATGAAAGTCTCACATATGCATGCAGAGTCTTTGAACAAATTCAAAACCCCACAGTTTGTATATACAACACATTAATCAAAGCTTTTCTAGTCAATAATAAGTTCAAAAGTGCACTCCAAGTGTTTGTTAAAATGCTTCAAAGTGAATTGAAACCTGATAATTATACTATACCTTATGTATTGAAGGCTTGTGGAACATTTCATGATTGTtcttttgggaaaatgattcaTGGGTATAGTTCAAAATTGGGTCTGGTGTTTGATATCTATGTGGGTAATAGTTTGATGGCAATGTACTGTGTTTTTGGCGATGTGGTAGCTGCACGGTACGTGTTTGATGAAATTCCTAGCTTAAATGTGGTTTCTTGGAGTGTGATGATCTCGGGTTATGCGAAAGTGGGTGATGTTGATTCGGCTAGATTGTTCTTCGATGAAGCGCCTGAGAAGGATAAGGGGATATGGGGTGCAATGATTTCTGGTTATGTGCAAAATAGTTGCTTTAAGGAAAGTCTTTATTTGTTTCGTTTGATGCAGTTGACTGATATAGTACCGGATGAGTCTATATTTGTGAGTATTCTCTCTGCTTGTGCTCATCTAGGTGCTTTGGAAATTGGTGTTTGGATTCATCAACATTTGAATCAATTAAAGCTAGTACCATTGAGTGTTCGTTTGAGTACTAGTTTATTAGATATGTACGCTAAATGTGGGAATTTGGAATTGGCGAAAAGATTATTCGATTCAATGAACATGAGAGACGTTGTATGTTGGAATGCTATGATTTCTGGTATGGCAATGCATGGAGATGGGAAAGGTGCCCTCAAGCTGTTTTACGATATGGAAAAGGTTGGGGTGAAACCTGATGATATAACATTTATTGCTGTTTTTACTGCTTGTAGTTACTCGGGAATGGCGTATGAAGGTTTGATGTTGTTGGATAAAATGTGTAGTGTTTACAACATTGTGCCAAAAAGTGAACACTATGGTTGTTTAGTTGATTTGCTAAGCAGGGCAGGGCTTTTTGAAGAAGCTATGGtaatgataagaaaaataaccaATTCATGGAATGGCTCTGAAGAGACATTGGCTTGGAGAGCATTTCTGAGTGCATGCTGTAATCATGGAGAAACTCAATTAGCTGAACTTGCTGCTGAAAAAGTGTTGCAGTTAGATAATCACATTCACAGTGGAGTTTATGTTTTGCTTTCTAATTTGTATGCAGCATCTGGGAAACATAGTGATGCTAGAAGGGTAAGGGATATGATGAAAATCAAAGGGACAAATAAGGCACCTGGTTGTAGCTCAGTAGAGATTGATGGAGTTATCAGTGAGTTCATTGCCGGGGAAAAAACTCATCCACAGATGGAAGAAATACACTCAGTTTTGAAGAAAATGCATATGCAGTTAGACTATAATCAATAG
- the LOC11416104 gene encoding probable leucine-rich repeat receptor-like protein kinase At1g35710 produces MLRIPFTSLSFIFILALSILNFAHCKTLKRDVKALNEIKASLGWRVVYAWVGDDPCGDGDLPAWSGVTCSTVGDYRVVTELEVYAVSIVGPFPTAVTSLLDLTRLDLHNNKLTGPIPPQIGRLKRLKILNLRWNKLQDAIPPEIGELKSLTHLYLSFNSFKGEIPRELADLPDLRYLYLHENRLTGRIPPELGTLQNLRHLDAGNNHLVGTIRELIRIEGCFPSLRNLYLNNNYFTGGIPAQLANLSSLEILYLSYNKMSGVIPSSVAHIPKLTYLYLDHNQFSGRIPEPFYKHPFLKEMYIEGNAFRPGVNPIGLHKVLEVSDSEFLV; encoded by the exons atgttgCGAATACCCTTTACTTCACTTTCCTTCATCTTCATTCTCGCTCTTTCAATTCTCAATTTTGCACACTGCAAGACCCTTAAACGTGACG TTAAGGCTTTGAATGAGATCAAAGCTTCACTTGGTTGGAGAGTAGTGTATGCTTGGGTTGGTGATGATCCTTGTGGTGATGGTGATCTTCCTGCTTGGTCTGGTGTTACTTGTTCCACTGTCGGTGATTATCGTGTTGTAACTGAACT TGAGGTGTATGCTGTTTCGATTGTTGGACCTTTTCCTACTGCTGTTACAAGCTTATTGGATCTTACACGGCT GGATCTCCATAATAACAAATTGACAGGGCCTATTCCTCCTCAAATTGGTCGGTTGAAGCGTCTTAAAATACT AAATTTGAGGTGGAACAAACTGCAGGATGCAATTCCTCCAGAAATTGGAGAGCTTAAAAGTTTGACGCATCT GTACTTAAGCTTCAACAGTTTCAAGGGTGAAATCCCCAGGGAGCTAGCAGATCTACCTGACCTACGTTACCTTTATCTTCATGAAAACCGTTTGACTGGAAGAATACCACCAGAATTGGGCACTCTACAAAACCTTCGGCACTT GGATGCTGGTAACAATCATTTGGTTGGTACCATAAGGGAACTCATTCGTATTGAAGGTTGCTTTCCATCACTACGCAATTT ATAtctaaacaataattattttactgGAGGAATACCTGCACAACTTGCTAACTTATCCAGTCTTGAAATCTT GTATCTTTCCTACAACAAAATGTCAGGAGTCATACCATCTAGCGTTGCTCATATTCCTAAATTGACATACTT GTACTTGGATCACAATCAGTTTTCAGGGAGAATTCCTGAACCCTTTTACAAGCAtccatttttgaaagaaat GTACATCGAGGGAAACGCATTCCGGCCTGGTGTCAATCCAATTGGTTTGCACAAAGTGCTTGAAGTATCTGATTCAGAATTCCTTGTTTAA